The following proteins come from a genomic window of Yinghuangia sp. ASG 101:
- a CDS encoding SDR family NAD(P)-dependent oxidoreductase: MLLDGKSAIVTGAGSGVGAASALRFAEEGAKVVCADIRLDLAEETARRVEKAGGVATAVAADVSKEDDVIAMIAAAVERFGRLDILFNNAGIPTPRLGAKLEDHTAEDFHRLVGVNFGGIFFGSKHAVLQFKKQGGGGVILNTGSVAGLVAWGGSVYGATKGAVHQLTRAVAIEGAPFGIRANAIGPAGMPATRFMAAGGLPDDPAAVEATTQRVAASHPLGNAITAEDCAEAAVFLVSDRAANITGTIVPLDGGYVAR, from the coding sequence ATGCTGCTGGACGGGAAGTCCGCGATCGTCACCGGCGCCGGCTCCGGTGTCGGCGCCGCCTCGGCGCTGCGCTTCGCCGAGGAGGGTGCCAAGGTCGTCTGTGCCGACATCCGCCTCGACCTCGCCGAGGAGACCGCCCGCCGGGTCGAGAAGGCGGGCGGCGTCGCCACCGCCGTCGCGGCCGACGTCTCCAAGGAGGACGACGTCATCGCCATGATCGCGGCGGCCGTCGAGCGCTTCGGCCGGCTCGACATCCTCTTCAACAACGCCGGGATCCCCACGCCGCGCCTGGGCGCGAAGCTGGAGGACCACACCGCCGAGGACTTCCACCGCCTGGTCGGCGTCAACTTCGGCGGGATCTTCTTCGGCAGCAAGCACGCCGTCCTGCAGTTCAAGAAGCAGGGCGGCGGCGGGGTCATCCTCAACACCGGGTCCGTCGCGGGCCTGGTCGCGTGGGGCGGATCGGTGTACGGCGCCACCAAGGGCGCGGTCCACCAGCTCACCCGCGCCGTCGCCATCGAGGGCGCACCCTTCGGCATCCGCGCCAACGCCATCGGCCCGGCCGGCATGCCCGCGACGCGATTCATGGCCGCGGGCGGGCTGCCCGACGACCCCGCCGCGGTGGAGGCGACCACGCAGCGGGTCGCGGCGTCGCATCCGCTCGGCAACGCGATCACGGCGGAGGACTGCGCGGAGGCCGCGGTGTTCCTGGTGTCCGACCGGGCCGCCAACATCACCGGCACGATCGTGCCGCTCGACGGCGGATACGTGGCGAGGTGA
- a CDS encoding amidohydrolase family protein: MSANLNLDWLISVDDHILEPPTLWIDRLPKADRDRAPHMEFDDTGLDFWVYDGKKFPSSGLSAVVGKSKEEFSPEPLPYSEMRPGCYDPVARVEDMNRAGILASLCFPTITRFCGQLFSEAKDLEFGFTCLQTYNDWIIEDWCGAAPGRYIPLILIPLWDPKLAAKEMERCANKGATTFAFSENPAPLGLPTIHDQGGYWDPVFAAANELEMVASMHVGSSSQVPQIAPDAPFLANLAWGATRTSGAMLSWLFSGMFQRFPKLKIALSEGEIGWMPYFLERAEQVLDKQRHWVKKGVRFMDHAGSHSVDLDTLDIRATFRDHIFGCFIDDEHGIASIDTIGEDNIMCETDYPHSDSTWPDCITVVKNRIKHLPEETQYKILRGNAEKLYRFTPAEPPVLART, encoded by the coding sequence ATGTCTGCGAACCTCAACCTCGACTGGCTGATCTCGGTCGACGACCACATCCTCGAACCGCCCACCCTGTGGATCGACCGCCTCCCGAAGGCCGACCGCGACCGCGCTCCGCACATGGAGTTCGACGACACGGGCCTCGACTTCTGGGTGTACGACGGCAAGAAGTTCCCCAGCTCGGGCCTGAGCGCCGTCGTCGGCAAGTCGAAGGAGGAGTTCAGCCCCGAGCCGCTCCCCTACAGCGAGATGCGGCCCGGCTGCTACGACCCGGTCGCGCGCGTGGAGGACATGAACCGCGCGGGCATCCTGGCGTCGCTGTGCTTCCCGACGATCACGCGCTTCTGCGGGCAGCTCTTCTCCGAGGCGAAGGACCTGGAGTTCGGCTTCACGTGCCTCCAGACGTACAACGACTGGATCATCGAGGACTGGTGCGGCGCCGCGCCCGGCCGCTACATCCCGCTGATCCTCATCCCGCTGTGGGACCCGAAGCTGGCCGCGAAGGAGATGGAGCGCTGCGCGAACAAGGGCGCCACCACATTCGCGTTCTCGGAGAACCCCGCGCCGCTCGGCCTGCCCACCATCCACGACCAAGGCGGTTACTGGGACCCGGTGTTCGCGGCGGCGAACGAGCTGGAGATGGTCGCGTCGATGCACGTCGGCTCGTCCTCCCAGGTGCCGCAGATCGCACCGGACGCACCGTTCCTGGCGAACCTGGCGTGGGGTGCCACCCGCACCTCGGGAGCGATGCTGTCGTGGCTGTTCAGCGGCATGTTCCAGCGCTTCCCGAAGCTGAAGATCGCGCTGTCCGAGGGTGAGATCGGCTGGATGCCGTACTTCCTGGAGCGCGCCGAGCAGGTCCTCGACAAGCAGCGCCACTGGGTCAAGAAGGGCGTGCGCTTCATGGACCACGCCGGCAGCCACTCCGTGGACCTCGACACCCTGGACATCCGGGCGACGTTCCGCGACCACATCTTCGGCTGCTTCATCGACGACGAGCACGGCATCGCCAGCATCGACACCATCGGCGAGGACAACATCATGTGCGAGACGGACTACCCGCACTCCGACTCGACGTGGCCCGACTGCATCACCGTCGTGAAGAACCGCATCAAGCACCTCCCCGAGGAAACCCAGTACAAGATCCTGCGCGGCAACGCCGAGAAGCTGTACCGCTTCACCCCGGCCGAACCCCCCGTCCTCGCGAGGACCTGA
- a CDS encoding aldehyde dehydrogenase family protein, translating into MGEIIPERRSYVAGMWVEGDEVLAVENPADESHVTDVSVTPLAEIERAVTEARDSFDRGVWADLPVRERARILGDFLDHVEASREAMVATMVAEAGQPPMFAERSQLGGGMAVARGAIDLYLRMSHEESNPVPVDELVHGRVALSLRRHEPVGVVAAITPYNGAIVMALQKIVPALIAGNSVVLRPSPLTPISSLIFGAAADAAGLPPGVLSVVVEGGSAGAELLTSHPAVDMVSFTGSTAVGRQIMAQGAPTVKRVALELGGKSAQIYLDDAVGRAAAGAMAVAAMTAGQACVAATRMLVPQERKAEVVEAVSAAYARITVGHPTAPGTTMGPVINAGARDRCEKFVALAVEHGGKVAFGGNRPKGLERGYYFEPTVLDLPGNDNPAAQEEIFGPVISIIGYRDVDDAVRIANDSPYGLSGQVYGADTAAATAIARRLRTGAVNVNAAVFSAYAPGGGYKQSGLGRERGPDGIRAFQEVKHLVIGELR; encoded by the coding sequence GTGGGAGAGATCATCCCGGAGCGGCGCTCGTACGTCGCCGGCATGTGGGTCGAGGGCGACGAGGTGCTCGCCGTCGAGAACCCGGCCGACGAGTCGCACGTGACGGACGTGTCCGTGACGCCGCTCGCGGAGATCGAGCGCGCGGTCACCGAGGCACGCGACAGCTTCGACCGCGGTGTGTGGGCGGACCTGCCGGTGCGTGAACGCGCCCGGATCCTGGGCGACTTCCTCGACCACGTCGAGGCTTCGCGCGAGGCGATGGTCGCCACGATGGTCGCCGAGGCCGGGCAGCCGCCGATGTTCGCCGAGCGGTCGCAGCTCGGCGGCGGCATGGCGGTGGCGCGCGGCGCGATCGACCTGTATCTGCGGATGTCGCACGAGGAGTCGAATCCGGTCCCCGTCGACGAACTCGTGCACGGCCGGGTCGCGTTGAGCCTCCGGCGGCACGAGCCGGTCGGGGTGGTCGCCGCGATCACGCCCTACAACGGCGCGATCGTGATGGCGCTGCAGAAGATCGTCCCGGCGCTGATCGCGGGCAACTCCGTGGTGCTGCGCCCGAGTCCGCTCACCCCGATCTCGTCGCTGATCTTCGGCGCGGCGGCCGACGCGGCAGGGCTGCCGCCGGGTGTGCTGAGCGTCGTGGTGGAAGGCGGGTCGGCCGGCGCCGAGCTGCTGACCAGCCACCCGGCCGTCGACATGGTCTCGTTCACCGGGTCGACCGCGGTCGGGCGGCAGATCATGGCGCAGGGCGCGCCGACGGTGAAGCGCGTCGCGCTGGAGCTGGGCGGCAAGTCGGCGCAGATCTACCTCGACGACGCGGTGGGCAGGGCTGCGGCCGGGGCGATGGCGGTGGCCGCCATGACGGCGGGGCAGGCGTGTGTCGCCGCGACGCGGATGCTGGTGCCGCAGGAGCGCAAGGCCGAGGTGGTGGAGGCGGTGAGCGCGGCGTACGCGCGGATCACCGTCGGCCACCCGACCGCGCCGGGCACGACGATGGGCCCGGTCATCAACGCCGGTGCCCGCGACCGCTGCGAGAAGTTCGTCGCCCTCGCGGTCGAGCACGGCGGCAAGGTCGCCTTCGGCGGCAACCGCCCGAAGGGCCTGGAGCGCGGCTATTACTTCGAGCCGACCGTCCTGGACCTGCCCGGCAACGACAACCCGGCGGCCCAGGAGGAGATCTTCGGCCCGGTGATCTCGATCATCGGCTACCGGGACGTCGACGACGCCGTGCGCATCGCCAACGACAGCCCGTACGGCTTGTCCGGGCAGGTGTACGGCGCCGACACCGCGGCGGCCACGGCCATCGCCCGGCGTCTGCGGACCGGCGCGGTCAACGTCAACGCCGCCGTCTTCAGTGCCTACGCCCCCGGCGGCGGCTACAAGCAGAGCGGCCTCGGCCGCGAGCGCGGACCCGACGGCATCCGCGCGTTCCAGGAAGTGAAGCACTTGGTGATCGGCGAACTCCGATGA
- a CDS encoding ABC transporter substrate-binding protein has product MTTCRPRGTRRSFAALAVASALLVAACGRSGDGGTEGDDNLPAKAAPTAVSADFGDLKQVCRPGNASGTSAQGVTDKEIQLGVISDIGFNKNPEFGDAAKVFTSWCNDAGGINGRKLKATVRDTKMMEVRQRVTEACSQDFALVGGGAGLDALGTRERLECLLPDFPAQTSQLENQGSDLQISVQAHSPTHWPYEGFYTWLTKEAYPGSAGAVGIIAGDAPVTKVMTERASETLRAVGANVSYSDLYPAAGVSDWTPYAQSIKNKGVKGLIFLGDYRNLAKLEQALTSNQYKLDWIDANSNAYGPAFVELAGKNTLAYQNNVADLGGFTPLELAPSSPAVQQVLDLYTKYAPGATVTFPALKAFSAWLVFAKSAVACGDNLTRKCVYETAAKETSWAAGGLQAPVDLSQHLPVKCYNVVQATPDGWKPADFKPDTGAYRCDATATPTIGNYGKPLTLADVGKSMNDVR; this is encoded by the coding sequence ATGACGACGTGCAGACCACGTGGAACCAGAAGATCCTTCGCCGCCCTCGCCGTGGCCTCGGCCCTGCTGGTCGCCGCCTGCGGCCGCAGTGGTGACGGCGGTACAGAGGGAGATGACAACCTCCCCGCGAAGGCGGCCCCCACGGCCGTATCGGCCGACTTCGGCGACCTGAAGCAGGTCTGTCGCCCCGGCAACGCTTCGGGAACGTCCGCTCAGGGCGTCACCGACAAGGAGATCCAGCTCGGCGTCATCTCCGATATCGGCTTCAACAAGAACCCCGAATTCGGTGACGCCGCGAAGGTCTTCACCTCCTGGTGCAACGACGCCGGCGGCATCAACGGCCGCAAGCTCAAGGCCACGGTCCGCGACACCAAGATGATGGAGGTCCGGCAGCGCGTCACCGAAGCGTGCAGCCAGGACTTCGCCCTCGTCGGCGGCGGCGCGGGTTTGGACGCGCTCGGCACGCGCGAACGGCTGGAGTGCCTGCTGCCCGATTTCCCCGCGCAGACCTCGCAACTCGAGAACCAGGGCTCCGATCTGCAGATCTCCGTACAGGCGCACAGCCCCACGCACTGGCCCTATGAGGGCTTCTACACGTGGCTGACCAAGGAGGCCTACCCCGGCTCCGCGGGGGCTGTCGGCATCATCGCGGGCGACGCCCCGGTCACCAAGGTCATGACCGAGCGGGCCTCGGAAACCCTGCGGGCGGTCGGCGCGAACGTGTCCTACAGCGACTTGTACCCGGCTGCCGGCGTCTCCGACTGGACCCCGTACGCCCAGTCCATCAAGAACAAGGGCGTCAAGGGCCTGATCTTCCTCGGCGACTACCGCAACCTCGCCAAGCTGGAACAGGCACTGACCAGCAACCAGTACAAGCTCGACTGGATCGACGCCAACTCCAACGCCTACGGGCCGGCATTCGTGGAACTCGCGGGCAAGAACACCCTCGCGTACCAGAACAACGTCGCGGACCTCGGCGGGTTCACCCCGCTGGAATTGGCTCCCTCCTCCCCTGCCGTCCAGCAGGTGCTCGACTTGTACACGAAGTACGCCCCCGGCGCCACCGTGACGTTCCCGGCCCTCAAGGCCTTCTCCGCCTGGCTGGTCTTCGCCAAGTCCGCGGTCGCCTGCGGGGACAACCTCACCCGCAAGTGCGTGTACGAAACGGCAGCCAAGGAAACGAGCTGGGCGGCCGGCGGCCTCCAAGCCCCCGTCGACCTGTCCCAGCATCTCCCCGTCAAGTGCTACAACGTCGTCCAGGCGACGCCCGACGGGTGGAAACCCGCAGACTTCAAGCCCGACACCGGCGCCTACCGCTGTGACGCGACCGCCACGCCGACCATCGGAAACTACGGCAAACCTCTCACGCTCGCAGACGTCGGAAAAAGTATGAACGACGTCCGTTGA
- a CDS encoding nuclear transport factor 2 family protein has translation MSGDSTNAEERFARLQKDVQYLMDRTAILDCVAQHARGHDRHDIDLLTATYHEDGIDEHGFAVNPGPEYASWANEIHSAAARLHTHNITTHSCEIDGDTAHAESYVLVGLLGPDGKTAQLMSGRYLDRLERRDGVWRIAVRRSTVELALTADASLLQSPFFTKQGFVKGTRDTRDLSYERPLLLDTEPPERW, from the coding sequence TTGAGCGGCGACAGCACGAATGCCGAAGAGAGGTTCGCCCGCCTCCAGAAGGATGTCCAATACCTGATGGACCGCACGGCCATCCTCGACTGCGTGGCGCAGCATGCCCGCGGGCACGACCGCCATGACATCGATCTGCTCACGGCCACGTACCACGAAGACGGGATCGACGAGCATGGCTTCGCCGTCAACCCCGGTCCGGAGTACGCGTCGTGGGCCAACGAGATCCACTCGGCCGCGGCTCGGCTGCACACCCACAACATCACCACGCACAGCTGCGAGATCGACGGCGACACCGCCCACGCGGAGAGCTACGTGCTGGTGGGGCTGCTCGGCCCTGACGGCAAGACCGCCCAACTGATGAGCGGCCGCTACCTCGACCGCCTCGAACGACGCGACGGCGTCTGGAGGATCGCGGTGCGACGATCTACCGTCGAATTGGCTCTCACCGCGGACGCTTCCCTCCTGCAAAGCCCGTTCTTCACGAAACAGGGGTTTGTGAAAGGCACTCGAGACACGCGCGACCTCTCCTACGAGCGGCCTCTGCTGCTCGACACCGAGCCGCCCGAGCGGTGGTGA
- a CDS encoding cytochrome P450: MSRTELYYDPYDMEIDADPYPTYKRLRDEAPLYYNERLDFWGLSRFADVVAAAKDTVRFSSAKGDILEVVKAAPQMPPGSFINEDPPLHTIHRALVQKAFSPKKMREIEAKIRAFCIACLDPIADSDRFDFVLDIGNELPMRAIGMLMGIPDSEQPTVRDHAQRSLRNKPGQPLPVSQGLYFDGKMYAEYVDWRVKNPSDDLITELLNTEFEDENGTVRKLTKDEVLIFVAVIAGAGVETTGRLFGWMGKVLSEHPEQRRELVKDRSLIPNAIEELLRYEPPGPHIARYVTEDVEIHGQTVPAGSAMLMMLSSANRDERQYENADRFDIHRKMGQHATFGHGVHFCVGAALARLEGRVALDEVLNRWPDWEADMPNARRSPTTTVRGWDTMPVVIG, from the coding sequence GTGAGCCGCACCGAGCTGTACTACGACCCGTACGACATGGAGATCGACGCCGATCCGTACCCGACCTACAAGCGGCTGCGTGACGAGGCGCCGCTGTACTACAACGAGCGCCTGGACTTCTGGGGGCTGAGCCGGTTCGCGGATGTGGTGGCCGCGGCGAAGGACACCGTCCGGTTCAGTTCGGCGAAGGGCGACATCCTGGAGGTCGTCAAGGCCGCACCGCAGATGCCGCCGGGGTCGTTCATCAACGAGGACCCGCCGTTGCACACCATCCACCGTGCTTTGGTGCAGAAGGCGTTCTCGCCGAAGAAGATGCGCGAGATCGAGGCGAAGATCCGTGCGTTCTGCATTGCGTGCCTGGACCCGATCGCGGACTCGGACCGGTTCGACTTCGTCCTCGACATCGGCAACGAGCTGCCGATGCGGGCGATCGGCATGCTGATGGGCATCCCCGATTCCGAGCAGCCGACCGTACGCGACCACGCCCAGCGCAGCCTGCGCAACAAGCCGGGCCAGCCGCTCCCGGTCAGCCAGGGCCTGTACTTCGACGGCAAGATGTACGCCGAATACGTTGACTGGCGGGTCAAGAATCCGTCGGACGATCTGATCACCGAGCTGCTGAACACGGAGTTCGAGGACGAGAACGGCACGGTCCGCAAGCTGACCAAGGACGAGGTCCTGATCTTCGTCGCGGTCATCGCCGGCGCGGGAGTGGAGACCACCGGCCGTCTGTTCGGGTGGATGGGCAAGGTGTTGTCCGAACATCCCGAGCAGCGACGGGAGTTGGTGAAGGACCGCTCGCTGATCCCCAACGCGATCGAGGAACTGCTGCGCTACGAGCCGCCCGGCCCGCACATTGCCCGCTACGTCACCGAGGACGTCGAGATCCACGGCCAGACCGTGCCGGCCGGCAGCGCGATGCTGATGATGCTGTCGTCCGCCAACCGCGACGAACGGCAGTACGAGAACGCGGACCGGTTCGACATCCACCGCAAGATGGGCCAGCACGCCACCTTCGGCCACGGCGTCCACTTCTGTGTCGGTGCCGCCCTCGCCCGCCTCGAAGGCCGCGTCGCCCTGGACGAGGTCCTCAACCGGTGGCCCGACTGGGAAGCCGACATGCCGAATGCCCGCCGCTCACCCACCACCACGGTCCGCGGGTGGGACACCATGCCGGTCGTCATCGGCTGA
- a CDS encoding CaiB/BaiF CoA transferase family protein produces the protein MEGVRVLEVAQFTFVPAAGAVLADWGAEVVKVEHAETGDAQRGIVKAFSHDVASEGTSFAPLMDGPNRGKRSLGLALDKPGARPVLEELVRRSDVFLTNFLPGARAKLGIDVEDIRAINPDIVYALGAGFGHTGPEADKGGYDATAFWARSGSADYVTPSDAATLTHQPAGAYGDSIGGLTIAGGIAAALFARSRTGHASVVDVSLLGVGAWAMQLSVNLALMAGAPLPKPDGGVRGASHNPLVATYRTRDERWLMLSMLQPGRYWPEFCQAIGRADLVADERFDTVEKLMANAEQAGDIIAEVVATRTKDEWVQALSDIEGQWSVVQNTWEVGHDASLTAIGQIAEVVDAEGSARKLVANPVQFDRTPPTLTRGPLFAEHTEDILHELGLSDEQILELKIEGAVT, from the coding sequence ATGGAAGGAGTGCGCGTCCTGGAGGTCGCGCAGTTCACCTTCGTCCCGGCGGCGGGTGCCGTCCTCGCCGACTGGGGCGCCGAAGTCGTCAAGGTCGAGCACGCGGAGACCGGCGACGCGCAGCGCGGGATCGTCAAGGCGTTCAGCCACGACGTCGCGTCCGAAGGTACGTCCTTCGCGCCGCTCATGGACGGCCCGAACCGCGGCAAGCGAAGCCTCGGGCTGGCACTCGACAAGCCGGGGGCACGGCCCGTGCTGGAGGAACTGGTCCGCCGCAGTGACGTGTTCCTGACCAACTTCCTGCCCGGAGCCCGCGCGAAGCTGGGCATCGACGTCGAGGACATCAGGGCGATCAACCCGGACATCGTCTACGCCCTCGGGGCCGGTTTCGGGCATACCGGCCCCGAGGCGGACAAGGGCGGATACGACGCGACCGCCTTCTGGGCGCGCAGCGGCAGCGCGGACTACGTCACCCCCTCGGACGCCGCGACGCTGACCCATCAGCCGGCGGGTGCCTACGGCGACTCGATCGGCGGGCTGACGATCGCCGGTGGCATCGCGGCGGCGTTGTTCGCGCGGTCGAGGACCGGCCACGCGTCAGTCGTGGACGTGTCCCTGCTCGGGGTCGGCGCGTGGGCGATGCAGCTCAGTGTCAACCTCGCGCTCATGGCCGGTGCGCCGCTGCCGAAACCGGACGGCGGGGTGCGCGGTGCTTCGCACAATCCGCTCGTGGCCACGTACCGGACCCGGGACGAGCGGTGGCTGATGTTGAGCATGCTGCAACCGGGCCGGTATTGGCCGGAGTTCTGCCAGGCGATCGGGCGAGCGGACCTGGTCGCGGATGAACGCTTCGACACCGTCGAGAAGTTGATGGCCAACGCGGAGCAGGCCGGGGACATCATCGCCGAGGTCGTCGCAACCCGCACCAAAGACGAATGGGTTCAGGCGCTGTCCGACATCGAGGGCCAGTGGTCGGTCGTGCAGAACACCTGGGAAGTCGGCCACGACGCGTCTCTCACGGCGATCGGCCAGATCGCCGAGGTCGTCGACGCCGAGGGGAGTGCGCGCAAACTCGTCGCCAACCCGGTGCAGTTCGACCGCACACCGCCCACACTGACCCGCGGCCCGCTCTTCGCCGAGCATACCGAGGACATCCTCCACGAACTGGGTCTGAGCGACGAACAGATCCTGGAGCTCAAGATCGAGGGTGCGGTCACATGA
- a CDS encoding NAD(P)-dependent oxidoreductase, with the protein MSAGHPAAPDDGAALRVGFIGLGSQGGPMARRIAEAGFRTRLWARRPETLAPFADLGVEAAGSPAELGSASDVVCVCVVDDAGVDEVVDGPHGILRGMQPGGVVVVHSTVHPDTCRRLGERAAQRGVALLDAPVSGGGQAAAAGSLMVMAAGDERTLARCRPVLDTCAAHVLHLGPIGAGQIAKILNNTLLAANLAVAHSAYDAARALGLDPGNLALVLAGSSGASLAATAVLPGSMFDLGVLGKHAGALLHKDVGLFAELMRATDARPGTVMEIADRALAGLGHPR; encoded by the coding sequence ATGAGCGCCGGCCACCCGGCGGCACCGGACGACGGTGCGGCCCTCCGAGTCGGCTTCATCGGATTGGGCAGTCAGGGCGGGCCGATGGCTCGCCGTATCGCCGAGGCGGGCTTCCGGACCCGTTTGTGGGCCCGGCGGCCGGAAACACTCGCGCCCTTCGCGGACCTCGGCGTCGAAGCCGCCGGGTCGCCGGCGGAACTCGGCTCCGCGAGTGATGTGGTGTGCGTGTGCGTCGTCGACGATGCCGGCGTCGACGAGGTCGTGGACGGCCCGCACGGAATCCTGCGCGGCATGCAGCCCGGCGGTGTGGTGGTCGTTCACAGCACCGTCCATCCGGACACCTGCCGCAGGCTCGGCGAACGCGCCGCACAACGCGGTGTGGCGCTGCTCGACGCCCCGGTCAGCGGTGGCGGACAGGCCGCCGCGGCCGGCTCCCTGATGGTGATGGCGGCAGGGGACGAGCGCACGCTCGCCCGCTGCCGACCGGTGCTCGACACCTGCGCCGCACATGTCCTCCACCTCGGCCCGATCGGTGCGGGCCAGATCGCGAAGATCCTCAACAACACCCTCTTGGCCGCGAACCTCGCCGTCGCCCACAGCGCCTACGACGCGGCTCGGGCACTCGGCCTGGATCCCGGCAACCTGGCCCTGGTGCTCGCGGGGAGCAGCGGAGCCAGCCTTGCCGCCACGGCCGTCCTGCCCGGCTCGATGTTCGACCTCGGCGTACTGGGCAAGCACGCCGGAGCCCTTCTGCACAAGGACGTCGGGCTGTTCGCCGAGCTCATGCGGGCAACCGACGCACGTCCCGGGACGGTCATGGAAATCGCCGACCGCGCGCTCGCCGGGCTCGGACACCCGCGCTAG
- a CDS encoding aldehyde dehydrogenase family protein, protein MSLGEHMLIDGELVTAARGRRFDNVNPATEEVIGSVPDADAADVERAIGAARRAFDTTRWSTDTEFRRRCLVQLRDGLRAEAENLRAMVVAETGSPVLLTHAIQLDDPIGFIDHWIDLLADFEFERELPVKDIMGVPTKRVVRREAAGVVAAITPWNYPFYLNICKVTSALAAGCTVVLKPAPETPWNALALGRVAQEHTDIPPGVLNIVTTSDNSVAQILAEHPDIDAVSLTGSTETGRKVMAAAAKTVKRVTLELGGKSAAVLLDGADIAGVVPVLAGGLCAHAGQGCAALARLLVPRNRLEEAVAVAAATMEHIPWGDPTDPGNIMGPVVSARQRDRVQHYYELARRDGTIAVGGRPVTGFERGYYVEPTVITGVDPKAPVAQEEIFGPALVVLPFDDEDDAVRIANGTPYGLSAAVFSADEDRSMAVARRFRAGTVGVNGGNWFDTGSPFGGYGQSGLGREWGTEGLEEFLEVKTVATPAGNGLHRPGPA, encoded by the coding sequence ATGTCTCTTGGCGAGCACATGTTGATCGACGGTGAGCTGGTGACCGCTGCGCGAGGGCGCCGCTTCGACAATGTCAATCCCGCCACGGAGGAGGTCATCGGCTCGGTTCCGGACGCCGACGCCGCCGACGTGGAGCGGGCGATCGGTGCCGCCCGGCGGGCCTTCGACACAACGCGGTGGTCGACGGACACCGAGTTCCGGCGCCGCTGCCTTGTCCAACTGCGTGATGGGCTCCGCGCCGAGGCCGAGAATCTGAGGGCCATGGTGGTGGCCGAGACCGGAAGCCCGGTGCTGCTCACGCACGCGATCCAACTCGACGACCCGATCGGTTTCATCGACCACTGGATCGACCTGCTCGCCGACTTCGAGTTCGAGCGAGAGCTGCCAGTCAAGGACATCATGGGCGTCCCGACGAAGCGCGTGGTCCGCCGCGAGGCGGCGGGTGTGGTCGCCGCCATCACCCCGTGGAACTATCCGTTCTACCTGAATATCTGCAAGGTCACTTCGGCTCTCGCGGCAGGCTGCACGGTCGTTCTCAAGCCCGCCCCCGAAACCCCTTGGAACGCACTGGCGTTGGGGCGGGTCGCGCAGGAACACACGGATATCCCGCCCGGGGTGCTGAATATCGTCACGACGAGCGACAACTCCGTCGCGCAGATCCTGGCGGAGCACCCCGACATCGATGCGGTGAGCCTCACCGGCTCCACCGAGACCGGCCGCAAGGTCATGGCCGCCGCCGCCAAGACGGTCAAGCGGGTCACTCTCGAACTCGGCGGCAAGTCAGCCGCCGTCCTGCTGGACGGCGCCGACATCGCGGGGGTCGTCCCGGTTCTCGCCGGCGGCTTGTGCGCGCACGCGGGCCAGGGCTGTGCGGCGCTGGCCCGGTTGCTGGTGCCGCGGAACCGTCTGGAGGAGGCCGTGGCCGTCGCCGCGGCGACGATGGAGCACATCCCCTGGGGCGACCCCACCGACCCCGGCAACATCATGGGCCCGGTCGTCAGCGCCCGCCAACGCGACCGCGTCCAGCACTACTACGAGCTCGCCCGGCGCGACGGGACGATCGCGGTCGGCGGTCGGCCGGTCACCGGGTTCGAACGCGGTTACTACGTCGAACCGACCGTCATCACCGGTGTCGACCCGAAGGCCCCGGTCGCGCAGGAGGAGATCTTCGGCCCGGCGCTCGTCGTGCTGCCCTTCGACGACGAGGACGACGCCGTCCGCATCGCGAACGGCACCCCCTACGGGCTGTCCGCGGCGGTCTTCAGCGCCGACGAGGACCGCTCCATGGCCGTCGCCCGCCGGTTCCGGGCGGGAACCGTGGGAGTCAACGGCGGCAACTGGTTCGACACCGGGTCGCCGTTCGGCGGCTACGGGCAAAGCGGCCTCGGACGCGAGTGGGGGACCGAGGGACTCGAAGAGTTCCTGGAGGTCAAGACCGTTGCCACCCCGGCCGGAAACGGCCTGCATCGACCCGGACCGGCCTGA